From the Euphorbia lathyris chromosome 6, ddEupLath1.1, whole genome shotgun sequence genome, one window contains:
- the LOC136234163 gene encoding VQ motif-containing protein 4: METLQKHHEAYTTQSLLPSPNSHSSTSSSCSTSANGFHGGNPPPPPPQQLLSPKPITRSESTNPYPTTFVQADTSSFKQVVQMLTGSPKPTNASSSAAAAAAENSSKSHSHSHNIPPVKSMPKKNQSSGFKLYERRNSLKNLKINPLNPIFAPPSSGFSPRKHEILSPSILDFPALVLSPVTPLIPDPFDRSGATNYAHCYSPLNNSGNNISRICDLMDTDAEEKAIKEKGFFLHPSPASTPREAEPRLLPLFPVTSPRVSGSANPSS, encoded by the coding sequence ATGGAGACCTTACAGAAGCACCATGAGGCCTACACCACACAATCCCTCCTCCCTTCACCAAACAGCCATAGCAGCACCAGCAGCAGTTGCAGCACCTCCGCTAATGGTTTCCACGGCGGCAATCCTCCTCCGCCGCCGCCGCAGCAGCTTCTTTCTCCTAAACCTATTACCAGATCCGAATCCACTAACCCCTACCCGACTACCTTCGTTCAAGCAGATACCTCCTCTTTTAAACAAGTGGTTCAAATGTTAACCGGATCTCCTAAACCTACTAACGCTTCCTCCTCTGCGGCGGCCGCCGCCGCTGAGAATTCATCGAAATCTCACTCTCACTCTCATAATATCCCTCCGGTTAAATCCATGCCTAAGAAGAATCAATCGTCTGGATTCAAGCTCTATGAGCGAAGAAACTCACTCAAGAACCTCAAGATCAACCCACTCAACCCGATTTTTGCGCCGCCGAGTTCAGGTTTCTCCCCGAGGAAACACGAGATCCTCTCTCCGAGCATTCTGGACTTTCCGGCGCTCGTTCTTAGTCCGGTTACTCCGTTGATTCCTGACCCGTTTGATCGATCTGGAGCAACAAATTACGCTCACTGTTATAGTCCTTTAAATAACTCCGGCAACAATATCAGTCGGATTTGTGATTTAATGGATACTGATGCGGAGGAGAAAGCAATCAAAGAGAAAGGATTCTTCTTACATCCGTCTCCGGCTTCCACGCCGAGAGAAGCGGAGCCACGGTTATTGCCGCTCTTCCCCGTCACGTCTCCTAGAGTTTCAGGTTCCGCAAACCCTTCATCTTGA